Proteins from one Oncorhynchus masou masou isolate Uvic2021 chromosome 12, UVic_Omas_1.1, whole genome shotgun sequence genomic window:
- the LOC135550163 gene encoding cyclin-dependent kinases regulatory subunit 1 isoform X1, whose protein sequence is MLLHRTTLGGAQRSKGKSLFQVGIMSQKQIYYSDKYDDEKFEYRHVMLPKDIAKRVPKTHLMSETEWRNLGVQQSQGWIHYMIHQPEPHILLFRRPLPAA, encoded by the exons ATGCTTCTCCATAGGACAACATTGGGGGGAGCTCAGCGTTCCAAGGGCAAAAG TCTTTTTCAGGTTGGCATCATGTCTCAGAAGCAGATATATTACTCTGACAAATACGATGATGAGAAATTTGAGTATAG GCACGTGATGCTGCCCAAGGACATTGCCAAGCGTGTGCCCAAGACCCATCTGATGTCAGAGACTGAGTGGAGGAACCTGGGCGTCCAGCAGAGTCAAGGCTGGATACACTACATGATCCATCAACCAG agccCCACATCTTGCTGTTCCGTCGTCCACTGCCTGCAGCCTGA
- the LOC135550163 gene encoding cyclin-dependent kinases regulatory subunit 1 isoform X2 — MSQKQIYYSDKYDDEKFEYRHVMLPKDIAKRVPKTHLMSETEWRNLGVQQSQGWIHYMIHQPEPHILLFRRPLPAA; from the exons ATGTCTCAGAAGCAGATATATTACTCTGACAAATACGATGATGAGAAATTTGAGTATAG GCACGTGATGCTGCCCAAGGACATTGCCAAGCGTGTGCCCAAGACCCATCTGATGTCAGAGACTGAGTGGAGGAACCTGGGCGTCCAGCAGAGTCAAGGCTGGATACACTACATGATCCATCAACCAG agccCCACATCTTGCTGTTCCGTCGTCCACTGCCTGCAGCCTGA